The following are from one region of the Bacilli bacterium genome:
- the bshA gene encoding N-acetyl-alpha-D-glucosaminyl L-malate synthase BshA encodes MAGLKIGITCYPSLGGSGVIATELGKLLAEKGHEIHFITHNMPFRLGAFHKNIVYHEVEVNDYSVFRHPPYDLSLASKQAQVAKLQNLDLLHVHYAVPHAICALLAKQMVGDRLKVVTTLHGTDITVLGQDESLSDLIRFGINKSDAVTAVSNDLIRETVQLLHIEKPIDLVYNFVDKRVYYPRECKWLRREFAGPREKIIMHISNFRPVKRLGDVIAIFRRVNEAIPSKLLLVGEGPDLPKVHCKVKELGIADRVIFLGKQDEVAQLVSLADLMLLPSEKESFGLVALEAMACGVPTVASTAGGIPELITHGETGYLAPVGDTETMALLAARLLTDPVLYKSFSQACIERACRKFNSDQIVEQYEHIYYRVLGKTMPTPECIGESAT; translated from the coding sequence ATGGCCGGACTGAAAATCGGCATTACCTGTTATCCGTCTTTGGGCGGATCCGGCGTAATCGCTACCGAATTGGGGAAACTGCTCGCGGAAAAGGGGCATGAAATTCATTTTATTACCCATAACATGCCGTTTCGTCTGGGAGCGTTTCATAAAAACATCGTTTATCATGAAGTCGAAGTAAACGATTATTCCGTCTTTCGCCATCCGCCATATGATTTGTCGCTCGCCAGCAAACAGGCGCAGGTGGCAAAATTGCAAAACCTCGATTTGCTGCACGTTCATTATGCGGTTCCCCATGCCATATGCGCCCTGTTGGCGAAACAAATGGTAGGCGACCGCCTGAAGGTTGTAACGACTCTGCATGGGACGGATATTACGGTTTTAGGCCAGGATGAGTCGTTAAGCGACCTGATTCGGTTCGGCATTAACAAAAGCGATGCGGTGACGGCCGTATCAAACGATCTGATCCGGGAAACGGTACAATTGCTGCATATCGAAAAGCCGATCGATCTTGTTTATAATTTTGTCGATAAACGGGTTTATTATCCGCGCGAGTGCAAATGGTTGCGGCGGGAATTCGCCGGACCCCGCGAAAAAATCATCATGCACATTTCCAACTTCCGTCCTGTCAAACGGCTGGGTGATGTCATCGCTATTTTCCGCCGCGTCAACGAAGCTATTCCGAGCAAATTGCTGCTCGTCGGCGAGGGGCCGGATTTGCCGAAAGTGCATTGCAAGGTGAAAGAACTGGGAATTGCAGATCGCGTCATCTTTCTGGGAAAACAAGACGAAGTGGCGCAGCTTGTATCATTGGCGGATTTAATGCTGTTGCCTTCGGAAAAGGAAAGTTTCGGGCTGGTTGCGCTGGAAGCGATGGCGTGCGGCGTGCCGACCGTGGCTTCGACGGCGGGGGGAATTCCCGAGCTGATTACACATGGCGAAACCGGGTATCTCGCGCCTGTCGGCGACACGGAAACAATGGCGCTGTTGGCGGCCCGGCTGTTGACCGACCCGGTATTGTACAAGAGCTTTTCGCAGGCGTGCATCGAACGCGCCTGCCGAAAATTCAACAGCGATCAGATCGTGGAACAGTATGAGCATATCTACTACCGCGTGCTGGGTAAAACGATGCCGACACCCGAGTGCATCGGCGAATCGGCTACGTAA